From one Actinomyces sp. Marseille-P3109 genomic stretch:
- a CDS encoding ABC transporter permease, which produces MLTVFFYQVLRLLRDRVLLVWTLGFPIVMSLMFMAMFSNLDKDFEATPISFGVVQDEAYRAAPGLDAVIEQISADDADPRLITKVTHSTASEAQAAATRGDTNGYLAVEDGDPVLHVTQKGNEAETTQVLRVVMDSYTQKRAELEAVIKAGVPPEQTAALQVDHSFTHSISVTPSPVKPATRYYFALLAFASGMGMTVTMTTVQSIMASSPLGARRTLAGLPRWKVLTSTLAASWVCVLACLLIAFAFIATVVGVDFGPHVLLCLVAVGVASLMSSAAGAALGAFSKMGVGMVSAISCFLSLFTGFYGPSALSLANAVELHAPLLVQANPLWQAARCFYGLLYYDSLEPFTRSCSVLLGMTCLFLTIALIRARRMNHEHL; this is translated from the coding sequence ATGCTGACCGTCTTCTTTTACCAGGTGCTCAGGCTCCTGCGTGATCGCGTCCTGCTCGTGTGGACGCTCGGCTTCCCGATCGTCATGTCCCTCATGTTCATGGCGATGTTCTCCAACCTGGACAAGGACTTCGAGGCCACCCCCATCAGCTTCGGCGTCGTCCAGGACGAGGCCTACCGGGCGGCTCCCGGCCTGGACGCCGTCATCGAACAGATCTCCGCCGACGACGCCGATCCCCGCCTTATCACCAAGGTCACCCACTCCACCGCATCTGAGGCCCAGGCCGCCGCGACACGCGGGGACACGAACGGCTACCTCGCCGTCGAGGACGGCGATCCCGTGCTGCACGTGACCCAGAAGGGCAATGAGGCCGAGACGACTCAGGTACTCCGGGTGGTCATGGACTCCTACACCCAAAAGCGGGCCGAGCTCGAGGCCGTCATCAAGGCCGGGGTTCCGCCGGAGCAGACAGCCGCCCTTCAGGTCGACCACTCCTTCACCCACTCGATCTCGGTAACGCCGAGTCCCGTCAAGCCCGCAACCCGCTACTACTTCGCGCTGCTGGCCTTCGCCAGCGGCATGGGCATGACCGTCACCATGACCACGGTGCAGAGCATCATGGCCTCCTCTCCTCTGGGAGCCCGCCGAACCCTGGCGGGTCTGCCGCGGTGGAAGGTCCTCACCTCCACGCTCGCGGCCTCCTGGGTGTGCGTCCTGGCCTGTCTGCTCATCGCCTTCGCCTTCATCGCCACGGTGGTGGGTGTGGACTTCGGGCCTCATGTGTTGCTGTGCCTGGTAGCGGTCGGGGTGGCCAGCCTCATGTCGAGCGCTGCGGGCGCCGCACTGGGCGCCTTCAGCAAGATGGGGGTCGGGATGGTCTCCGCGATCAGCTGCTTCCTGTCGCTGTTCACCGGCTTCTACGGACCCTCAGCCCTATCCCTGGCCAACGCCGTTGAGCTCCATGCCCCACTACTGGTACAGGCCAATCCCCTGTGGCAGGCAGCCCGTTGCTTCTACGGGCTGCTCTACTACGACTCCCTGGAACCCTTCACCCGCAGCTGCTCAGTCCTGCTGGGCATGACATGTCTGTTCCTCACCATCGCCCTGATCCGTGCCAGGAGGATGAACCATGAGCACCTTTAA
- a CDS encoding MFS transporter, with product MNLHSLRSAPSAPVRLLLYAWAAGLLLGSLEGALAIVVADARSGALAPVCVVGVAMVLGTLGGRPLVRHLGRRRTGLIVAVLASAGAGLAAGLDGIPALIGAGLVGLAAGGVLVVAPLVCHELSLKGHKRLMPQAMALGPAGAGIVVLASWWSPARTPTAWVMVVGVALAYLVCALRLPESPVWLVRQDRDVEAFEVLRRLHGILEASVAIDWTRLDAEMMEEQQALTPADLRVPQVRAAVLTGAVLIVAQEAPLGAAALVLAPLIVAELGLGAGAIATGAAIWVGLGLLALALVTRTDQLRFLRVVLGAVVAVMGATFLVTGLTLGGVGGAWTVVVSLTILVASQSVLVLPACQGAIDPRIPPWLVEAQRRASATGGALARAGVLISALLVVIHFGTSVLYWVAFTLSLVSVVVVLLRLPRELKV from the coding sequence ATGAACCTGCATTCACTGCGCAGCGCGCCGTCCGCCCCGGTTCGCCTCCTCCTGTACGCATGGGCGGCAGGTCTGTTGCTTGGGTCCCTCGAGGGGGCTCTTGCCATTGTCGTGGCGGACGCCCGTAGCGGCGCGCTGGCGCCGGTCTGCGTCGTCGGTGTGGCCATGGTTCTGGGGACCCTCGGTGGCCGGCCGCTCGTCCGGCACCTGGGTCGACGGCGAACCGGTCTGATCGTGGCCGTGCTGGCCTCGGCGGGGGCGGGACTCGCGGCCGGGCTCGACGGCATCCCCGCCCTCATCGGTGCCGGGCTGGTGGGCCTGGCGGCGGGCGGGGTGCTCGTCGTCGCCCCGTTGGTGTGCCACGAGCTCTCCTTGAAGGGGCACAAGCGTCTCATGCCGCAGGCCATGGCCCTCGGTCCTGCCGGGGCGGGCATCGTGGTGCTGGCGTCCTGGTGGAGCCCGGCTCGGACCCCTACCGCCTGGGTGATGGTTGTGGGTGTCGCACTGGCCTACCTGGTCTGCGCCCTGCGTCTGCCCGAGAGCCCGGTCTGGCTCGTGCGGCAGGACCGCGACGTCGAGGCCTTCGAGGTGCTGCGCCGCCTGCACGGAATCCTGGAGGCCTCCGTGGCCATCGACTGGACCCGCCTGGATGCCGAGATGATGGAGGAGCAGCAGGCTCTGACCCCCGCCGACCTACGGGTGCCCCAGGTACGTGCCGCCGTACTGACCGGAGCCGTCCTCATCGTCGCCCAGGAGGCTCCTCTGGGTGCGGCGGCCCTGGTCCTCGCGCCGCTGATCGTGGCCGAGCTCGGGCTCGGAGCCGGTGCGATCGCCACCGGCGCCGCGATCTGGGTGGGGCTGGGCCTCCTCGCCCTGGCACTGGTGACCCGGACCGACCAACTGCGCTTCCTTCGTGTGGTGCTGGGCGCCGTCGTCGCCGTCATGGGAGCGACCTTCCTGGTCACCGGCCTGACTCTCGGGGGAGTGGGAGGAGCCTGGACCGTCGTCGTGTCGCTGACGATCCTCGTGGCCAGCCAGTCGGTGCTGGTCCTGCCGGCCTGTCAGGGGGCGATCGACCCACGGATCCCGCCGTGGCTGGTCGAGGCCCAGCGGCGGGCCTCGGCGACCGGAGGCGCCCTGGCGCGCGCCGGCGTCCTCATTTCAGCACTGCTCGTCGTGATCCACTTCGGGACGTCCGTCCTGTACTGGGTGGCCTTCACACTGTCACTGGTCAGCGTCGTCGTTGTGCTCCTGCGGCTGCCGCGGGAGCTGAAGGTCTGA
- the guaA gene encoding glutamine-hydrolyzing GMP synthase has protein sequence MTTSQTSSSAVGPVLVVDFGAQYAQLIARRVREAGVYSEIVPHSMDAAAMLDRRPAAIILSGGPSSVYADGAPSVDPAVFDAGVPVLGICYGFQAMAQALGGTVGRTGTREYGHTPARVEEGSCLFDGTPDDQVVWMSHGDAVQAAPEGFTVTASTSQTPVAAFENPKRRLYGLQWHPEVLHSEHGQAALVNFLHKEAGLPATWTPDNIIDEQVARIREQVGDAHVICGLSGGVDSSVAAALVHRAVGDQLTCIFVDHGLLRAGEREQVEHDYAEGMGIRVITVDETERFLSALAGVTEPEAKRKIIGREFIRSFEAAQRRVVEAVGAEGGEIRFLVQGTLYPDVVESGGGEGAANIKSHHNVGGLPEDLDFQLIEPLRELFKDEVRTIGRELGVPEKIVARQPFPGPGLGIRVIGEVTAENLRVLRAADAIAREELTAAGLDGEIWQCPVVLLADVRSVGVQGDGRTYGHPIVLRPVSSEDAMTADWTRLPYDVLARISNRITNSVPEVNRVVLDCTSKPPGTIEWE, from the coding sequence GTGACGACCAGCCAGACTTCTTCCAGCGCCGTCGGCCCTGTCCTCGTGGTGGACTTCGGTGCGCAGTACGCCCAGCTCATCGCCCGCCGTGTGCGCGAGGCCGGCGTCTACTCCGAGATCGTGCCCCACTCCATGGATGCTGCCGCCATGCTGGACAGGCGGCCGGCGGCCATCATCCTTTCCGGCGGTCCGTCGTCGGTCTACGCCGACGGCGCCCCGTCCGTCGATCCGGCCGTCTTCGACGCCGGGGTCCCGGTCCTGGGCATCTGCTACGGCTTCCAGGCCATGGCCCAGGCGCTGGGTGGAACGGTCGGGCGCACGGGCACTCGCGAGTACGGGCACACCCCTGCCCGCGTGGAGGAGGGGTCCTGCCTGTTCGACGGCACCCCGGACGATCAGGTGGTGTGGATGAGTCACGGCGACGCGGTCCAGGCCGCCCCCGAGGGCTTCACCGTCACCGCCTCCACCTCCCAGACGCCGGTAGCCGCCTTCGAGAACCCGAAGCGACGCCTCTATGGGCTGCAGTGGCACCCCGAGGTGCTCCATTCCGAGCACGGGCAGGCCGCGCTGGTCAACTTCCTGCACAAGGAGGCGGGGCTGCCGGCCACGTGGACCCCGGACAACATCATCGACGAGCAGGTGGCCCGCATCCGCGAGCAGGTGGGCGACGCCCACGTCATCTGCGGCCTGAGCGGGGGAGTGGACTCATCCGTGGCCGCCGCCCTCGTCCACCGCGCCGTCGGCGACCAGCTCACCTGCATCTTCGTCGACCACGGCCTGCTGCGCGCCGGCGAGCGCGAGCAGGTGGAGCACGACTACGCCGAGGGCATGGGCATCCGGGTCATCACGGTCGACGAGACCGAGCGCTTCCTGAGCGCCCTGGCCGGCGTCACCGAGCCGGAGGCCAAGCGCAAGATCATCGGCCGGGAGTTCATCCGCTCCTTCGAGGCCGCCCAGCGCCGCGTCGTCGAGGCCGTCGGCGCCGAGGGCGGCGAGATCCGCTTCCTGGTCCAGGGGACTCTGTATCCCGACGTCGTCGAGTCCGGCGGGGGAGAGGGCGCCGCCAATATCAAGAGCCACCACAACGTCGGCGGCCTGCCCGAGGACCTCGACTTCCAACTCATCGAGCCGCTGCGCGAGCTGTTCAAGGACGAGGTGCGCACCATCGGCCGCGAGCTGGGCGTGCCGGAGAAGATCGTCGCCCGCCAGCCCTTCCCCGGGCCGGGGCTCGGCATCCGCGTCATCGGCGAGGTGACGGCCGAGAACCTGCGCGTCCTGCGGGCCGCTGACGCCATCGCCCGCGAGGAGCTCACCGCCGCCGGGCTCGACGGCGAGATCTGGCAGTGCCCGGTGGTGCTGCTGGCCGACGTGCGCTCCGTGGGCGTCCAGGGTGACGGGCGCACCTACGGTCACCCCATTGTTCTGCGGCCGGTCAGCAGTGAGGACGCCATGACGGCCGACTGGACCCGACTGCCCTACGACGTCCTGGCGCGCATCTCCAACCGGATCACCAACTCCGTACCAGAGGTCAACCGGGTGGTGCTCGACTGCACGAGCAAGCCCCCGGGCACCATCGAGTGGGAGTGA
- a CDS encoding ABC transporter ATP-binding protein, whose translation MEVKDGARDTGPAVEVGSLVKRYGELVAVDGLSLRIPRGQVLGLLGPNGSGKTTTISCILQLLTYDKGSIRVFGEPMTPTAYGLKRRIGVVPQEVAVFDELTVAENVDAFCALYVRDRAERRRLVAEAIAFVGLEKFVKFKPKKLSGGLLRRLNIACGIAHGPDLIILDEPTVAVDPQSRNAILDGIKRLNEHGATIIYTSHYMEEVEQLCHRIVIMDRGRQVASGTSDELKAMIGTGERIRVEVVDPAPPGEETLEGLRRLEHVRTVTYQDGEVLIECTSGAHNLSDVMRALNAAGATCGRVTSEPPTLNDVFLEITGRALRDEAA comes from the coding sequence ATGGAAGTCAAGGACGGGGCCAGGGATACCGGCCCGGCTGTGGAGGTCGGATCCCTGGTCAAGCGCTACGGGGAGCTGGTGGCGGTGGATGGCCTCTCCCTGAGGATTCCGCGCGGTCAGGTGCTGGGGCTGCTCGGGCCCAACGGATCGGGCAAGACGACCACGATCAGCTGCATCCTCCAGCTGCTCACCTACGACAAGGGCTCGATCCGCGTGTTCGGCGAGCCGATGACGCCCACTGCCTACGGGCTCAAGCGCCGTATCGGCGTGGTGCCTCAGGAAGTGGCCGTCTTCGACGAGCTCACCGTGGCGGAGAACGTCGACGCCTTCTGCGCCCTCTACGTGCGCGACCGCGCCGAGCGGCGCCGCCTGGTGGCCGAGGCGATCGCCTTCGTTGGCCTGGAGAAGTTCGTGAAGTTCAAGCCCAAGAAGCTCTCCGGCGGCCTGCTGCGCCGTCTCAACATCGCCTGCGGCATCGCCCACGGCCCCGACCTCATCATCCTGGACGAGCCCACGGTCGCCGTCGACCCGCAGAGCCGCAACGCGATCCTCGACGGCATCAAGCGTCTCAACGAGCACGGCGCCACCATCATCTACACGAGCCACTACATGGAGGAGGTGGAGCAGCTGTGCCACCGAATCGTCATTATGGACCGCGGCCGTCAGGTGGCCTCCGGAACCTCCGACGAGCTCAAGGCCATGATCGGAACCGGTGAGCGCATCCGGGTGGAGGTCGTCGACCCCGCTCCCCCGGGTGAGGAGACTCTGGAGGGTCTGCGCCGCCTGGAGCACGTGCGCACAGTCACCTACCAGGACGGCGAGGTCCTCATCGAGTGCACCTCCGGGGCGCACAACCTCTCCGACGTCATGAGGGCACTGAATGCGGCGGGAGCGACCTGCGGCCGAGTGACCTCCGAGCCCCCGACCCTCAACGACGTCTTCCTGGAGATCACCGGGCGGGCCCTGCGCGACGAGGCGGCCTGA
- a CDS encoding aldo/keto reductase: protein MDYTRLGTTDITIPRLCIGGMSFGKVFPDFHQWVIDQEATQAVIARALELGVNFIDTANVYAHGTSEEFIGASLKNLGVKRDDVVLASKVYFNEGHLSRAAIEREIDATLRRLGTDYLDLYIIHRFDYVTPIEETMEALDSLVRSGRVRALGASAMYAYQLHNMQAVADAHGWTRFSSMQNHYNLLYREDEREMIPVCRQYGMSLTPYSPLASGHLTRPTWDSDSVRSTTDSTMRSKYDRERETDMPIIERVAELAGRRGVAMSDVALAWLWAKGVAAPIVGCSRPSRVDDAVRALDLSLTEEEVAFLEEPYRAHELVGPIARPGDTVLPGSTTDRVTDAGQGALQR, encoded by the coding sequence ATGGACTACACCCGACTCGGCACCACGGACATCACCATCCCCCGGCTGTGCATCGGAGGGATGAGCTTCGGGAAGGTCTTCCCGGACTTCCACCAGTGGGTCATCGACCAGGAGGCCACCCAGGCGGTCATCGCCCGCGCCCTGGAGCTGGGCGTCAACTTCATCGACACCGCCAACGTCTACGCCCACGGCACGAGCGAGGAGTTCATCGGCGCCTCGCTGAAGAACCTCGGCGTCAAGCGCGACGACGTGGTGCTGGCCTCCAAGGTCTATTTCAACGAGGGGCACCTGTCGCGCGCGGCCATCGAGCGAGAGATCGACGCCACCCTCCGGCGCCTGGGAACCGACTACCTCGACCTCTACATCATCCACCGCTTCGACTACGTCACCCCGATCGAGGAGACCATGGAGGCCCTCGACTCCCTCGTGCGCTCCGGGAGGGTGCGGGCCCTGGGGGCATCAGCCATGTACGCCTACCAGCTGCACAACATGCAGGCGGTGGCCGACGCTCACGGCTGGACCCGGTTCTCCTCCATGCAGAACCACTACAACCTGCTCTACCGCGAGGACGAGCGGGAGATGATTCCCGTCTGCCGCCAGTACGGCATGTCCTTGACCCCCTACAGCCCGCTGGCCTCCGGGCACCTGACGCGCCCCACCTGGGACTCCGACTCCGTGCGCTCCACCACCGACTCCACCATGCGCAGCAAGTACGACCGCGAGCGCGAGACCGATATGCCCATCATCGAGCGCGTCGCCGAGCTTGCCGGGCGCCGTGGGGTGGCCATGTCCGACGTCGCCCTGGCCTGGCTGTGGGCCAAGGGCGTGGCCGCGCCCATCGTCGGCTGCTCGCGTCCGAGCCGGGTTGACGATGCCGTGCGGGCCCTGGACCTGAGTCTCACCGAGGAGGAGGTCGCCTTCCTCGAGGAGCCGTACCGGGCCCACGAGCTCGTAGGCCCGATCGCCCGGCCGGGGGACACCGTGCTGCCCGGCTCCACCACCGATCGGGTGACGGACGCCGGGCAGGGCGCCTTACAGCGATGA
- a CDS encoding zinc-binding dehydrogenase yields MTSNEAVQASETTESIPETMKAAVLRDHEVGLEMETLRTPRPKSGEVLIKVAACGLCHSDLHVIGGAIAFPLPAVLGHEVSGTIVELGPGNEHTGLEIGQKVAGGFLMPCGQCDACASGRDELCGPFFDLNRLKGVLYDGTTRLATPDGESVAMYSMGGLAEYAVVPSTAVAPVPDSIDMVPAAILGCAAMTGYGAVRRGADLRYGETVAVVATGGVGTNIVQIARAFGASQVIAIDVDDDKLAPMLDYGATAVVNSVTQDAREEVFRLTGGKGVDVSFEALGIPATWTTALDVLADGGRMVPIGLGAGVQTAGVEINRTVRRSQSILGSYGARTRQDLPAVVDLADKGVINYRDVVSRRLPLEEAGAGYTALRNREIQGRAVVDMAL; encoded by the coding sequence ATGACGAGCAACGAGGCAGTCCAGGCCTCAGAGACAACCGAGTCCATCCCCGAGACCATGAAGGCCGCGGTCCTGCGGGACCACGAAGTCGGTCTGGAGATGGAGACTCTGCGCACTCCTCGCCCCAAGAGCGGAGAGGTCCTCATCAAGGTGGCCGCCTGCGGGCTGTGCCACTCCGACCTCCACGTCATCGGAGGCGCCATCGCCTTCCCGCTGCCGGCGGTACTCGGCCACGAGGTCTCCGGCACCATCGTGGAGCTCGGCCCCGGCAACGAGCACACCGGCCTGGAGATCGGGCAGAAGGTGGCCGGGGGCTTCCTCATGCCCTGCGGTCAGTGCGACGCCTGCGCCTCAGGGCGCGACGAGCTGTGCGGCCCCTTCTTCGACCTCAACCGCCTCAAGGGCGTCCTCTACGACGGCACCACCCGCCTGGCCACCCCCGACGGTGAGTCGGTGGCCATGTACTCCATGGGCGGTCTGGCCGAGTACGCGGTCGTCCCCTCCACCGCCGTGGCCCCCGTGCCCGACTCCATCGACATGGTGCCGGCGGCCATCCTGGGCTGCGCCGCGATGACCGGTTACGGGGCCGTGCGCCGCGGCGCCGACCTGCGCTACGGGGAGACCGTCGCCGTGGTCGCCACCGGCGGCGTGGGCACGAACATCGTCCAGATCGCCCGCGCCTTCGGGGCCAGCCAGGTCATCGCCATCGACGTCGACGACGATAAGCTCGCCCCCATGCTCGACTACGGGGCCACCGCCGTGGTCAACTCCGTCACCCAGGACGCCCGCGAGGAGGTTTTCCGGCTCACCGGCGGCAAGGGCGTCGACGTCTCCTTCGAGGCGCTGGGCATCCCGGCCACCTGGACCACCGCCCTGGACGTCCTGGCCGACGGCGGCCGCATGGTTCCGATCGGCCTGGGGGCCGGCGTGCAGACGGCCGGTGTGGAGATCAACCGCACCGTGCGTCGCTCGCAGTCGATCCTCGGCTCCTACGGGGCGCGCACCCGTCAGGACCTGCCCGCCGTCGTCGACCTGGCCGACAAGGGGGTCATCAACTACCGCGACGTCGTCTCGCGCCGCCTGCCGCTTGAGGAGGCCGGTGCCGGCTACACCGCCCTGCGTAACCGCGAGATTCAGGGGCGCGCCGTCGTCGACATGGCGCTGTAG
- a CDS encoding ABC transporter permease, giving the protein MSTFKTSLKIVAAHRIYVLVYLVVLSLFGLNVGAARTEDTSNQVKEATASVAVIDRDGSTISRGVKDYVESVGEVQPLEDSRQAIQDATAQNRISCILIIPAGYGQRLQEAARQGTEPPRMDTVIGYESAAGSLMNARTDSYLGQVTGYLSTLTDDPARAVALAKETMNHSAPAKRIAQDATPLPHSLVVYTMFSFYPIMAFAIVAISTLMTSLGRRSVHSRLIAAPVSSRSRSLGTIGACLMIGLVGWLWIFGLGVANLGTSAVMTSAPLLGVVGAALGAYMLVAVSLGFLLGQVGLGQNAASAVANIGGLAMSFLSGAWVSTEWLPDAVVQVAKFTPGYWAAQAISGAYDATSMSADVIRPLLVDCGICALFAVAVLSVAMAVGRTRARSSL; this is encoded by the coding sequence ATGAGCACCTTTAAGACGTCGCTGAAGATCGTGGCGGCCCATCGGATCTACGTCCTGGTCTACCTGGTGGTGCTGTCTCTGTTCGGCCTGAATGTGGGAGCCGCTCGGACCGAGGACACGTCCAACCAGGTCAAGGAAGCCACGGCGAGTGTGGCCGTCATCGACCGCGACGGATCCACGATCTCCCGGGGGGTCAAGGACTACGTCGAGTCCGTCGGCGAGGTTCAGCCGCTGGAGGACTCCAGGCAGGCTATTCAGGACGCCACCGCGCAGAACCGCATCAGCTGCATCCTCATCATTCCGGCCGGATACGGGCAGCGGCTCCAGGAGGCCGCTCGCCAAGGCACCGAGCCTCCCCGGATGGACACGGTCATCGGATACGAATCGGCCGCGGGGTCACTGATGAACGCGCGCACCGACTCCTACCTGGGACAGGTCACTGGCTATCTCTCAACGCTCACCGACGACCCTGCCCGTGCCGTCGCCCTGGCCAAGGAAACGATGAACCACTCCGCCCCCGCCAAGCGGATCGCCCAGGACGCGACGCCGCTGCCGCACAGCCTCGTCGTCTACACCATGTTCTCCTTCTACCCGATCATGGCCTTTGCGATCGTCGCGATCTCAACGCTCATGACGTCGCTGGGGCGCCGGTCAGTCCATTCCCGTCTCATCGCGGCACCGGTGAGCAGCAGATCCCGCAGCCTCGGGACCATAGGGGCCTGCCTCATGATCGGCCTGGTCGGGTGGCTGTGGATCTTCGGGCTGGGAGTCGCGAACCTCGGGACCAGTGCCGTGATGACGTCGGCCCCGCTGCTGGGAGTCGTCGGTGCGGCCTTGGGCGCCTACATGCTCGTGGCGGTCTCGCTCGGCTTCCTCCTGGGTCAGGTCGGCCTGGGGCAGAACGCGGCCAGCGCGGTCGCCAACATCGGTGGCTTGGCCATGTCCTTCCTGTCGGGGGCGTGGGTGTCCACCGAGTGGCTGCCCGACGCCGTCGTCCAGGTCGCCAAGTTCACCCCCGGCTACTGGGCGGCCCAGGCGATCTCCGGTGCGTACGACGCGACCTCCATGTCCGCCGACGTCATTCGCCCGCTGCTCGTCGACTGCGGGATCTGCGCCCTGTTCGCCGTCGCGGTCCTCTCCGTGGCCATGGCCGTTGGCCGCACTCGGGCGAGGTCATCGCTGTAA